The Chloracidobacterium sp. genome contains the following window.
ATTTCGCAGGCTGATACGCCTTAGCCCACTCCAGAAACGCTCCGAATTTCACGTTATTCGCGTCAAGCCACTTCATCGCGTCCTCTTTGCCGCTGATGTACAACACCATATATCCAAATGATTCCAGGTGCCCGTTCTTTTTGAGTTGTGTCAGAAACGGAACATACTCCTTTCCGATAAACGTCGATTTGAGCTTTTTATCTTCGGACAAAAGACCGATGACTGTGCCGACGGCATCCACGAAGATCTGATTTTCGGTCTTGTTCTTGTCCTTTTCGTCCTTAAAAGTGGTCAATGTTCCCAAAAGCAGATCGTACATCCCAAAATCGCCTTCGTCCGTCGGGGCGTTCAGATCCAAAAATATATTAATGCTTCCGGTTTTGGGGTCCTTGCCCGCGGGTTTCAGCACATCGGTGAGGATCGAGGCCGCCGTTTTGGCACGCTGGGAATTATATTCAAGTGTCAGGAATCGGGCTGCGGCAACAAACGAGGGGATCTTGTACTTTGTCCCCTGATAGACCACCGACAGTAGATAGTGCGGGCTCGCGTACGAAAAATTGGTCTCGACCGATTTCTTTAGTTCAGCTCGGGCTTCCGCATATTTCTTTTGCCGAACAAGTGTGACGCCGATGTTGTAGTAAACGCTCGCGAGATGCCGGGCCATTCCGATGTCGCCTTTGAACATACTTTCGGCCTCACGGTAAATCTTTAGGGCATCATCGCTCTTGCCGACGTCATCGAGGCAGTTTGCCATTATCGAGTAAAACATCGCGAGTTCGTCGGACTTATATTTGGCTCCGACATAGGCGGTTTCCATTGCCTTTTCGCGGTCACCTTTGGCGTATTGACTGAGTGCCTTTTCATACAGGGCGATAGTCGCATCGGCATTGCCGGCAAGGATCTTATCGTATTGGGCGATCGCGTCATCGTACCGTTTGGCGTCGTGGTGAACGATACCGGCGTTGAGTATCTTGGTTTCCTCAGCGGACAGCGGCGCAGACAAAAGCGTCGGTTTGGGCAGCTTTTGTGCAGTCACGGCCATCGCCAGGACACAAACAGCGAGGATCAGGAAAATTAGCTTTCTCATTTTTCGGACTCCTATAATCAAAAGTTTGGGCGAGCATTAACTAAGATGCCATAGATCTGAAAAAGTTCCCACCACGGAAAAATATCAATAATCGGCGACCGATGCCGCGTAGCTGTCAAAATTTCTCCGCATTTCGGCAAGCGAGTCGCCGCCAAATTTCTCTCTCATTGAGTTTGCGAGTACGACGGCTAGCATTGCTTCGGAGATGACTCCGGCGGCCGGAACTGCCGTGATGTCTGAGCGTTCGAAGGCAGCGTCGCTCGTAGCCTTTGTGTCTATATCGACCGAGCTGAGAGCTCTGCGAAGTGTCGATATCGGCTTCATATAGCTTCGAACGCGGAGTTCCTCGCCATTTGTGATGCCGCCCTCGAGGCCGCCCGCACGGTTCGTCGGGCGAGTGAACCCGGATGCGTTATGGAATATCTCGTCGTGGACCTCCGAGCCAAGCTTACCGGCGTTAGCGACTCCGGTGCCGATCTCAACGGCCTTGATCGCGTGTACGGACATCAGTGCCTGAGCGATGCGGCCGTCCAACTTCTCATTCCAAGCGGTGTGCGAACCGAGGCCGACCGGCAACCCTTTGGCGACGACCTCAACGATGCCGCCAAGCGTGTCGCCCACTGTTTTGGCTTCGTCGATAAGCTTGATCATTTCGCTCTGGCTCAAATCGTCAACGCAGTTTAGCGGGGAATCGGACGGAATAGCGACTATCTCATCCCACGAACGCCAAAGGGGGACGACCTGGACGTGGCCTAGCTTGATCACGTGGCTACGGACCTCCGCCCCAAACGCCGCAAGCAGCTGTTTGGCAATGGCACCGCAAGCGACGCGGGCCGCCGTTTCACGCGCCGACGCCCTTTCCAAAATATCACGGAGGTCGCGTGTCTGATATTTTTGGCCGCCGGGCAGATCGGCGTGGCCGGGACGCGGTCGCGTCACGATCCGAGGGTTTTTGGGCTGTTCATCAAGCGGTTCGGCGGACATTACGTCTTCCCAATGGACGAAATCGTCATTTTTGATCATCAGGGCGATCGGCGACCCAAGCGATTTGCCGTGACGGACGCCCGACAGTATCTCGACGCTATCGGTCTCGATCTTCATACGTCCGCCGCGTCCGTAACCCTGTTGCCGACGCCAAAGCTCGTGATCGATCGCGGCAACATCGATCGGCAATCCCGCCGGGACGCCCTCGACTATCGCAACCAGAGCCTTACCGTGTGATTCGCCGGAAGTTGTAAATTTGAAGAACATAAGAAGTATTTATCGCAGATCGACGCCACTAAACAAAGACGGTTCGGTGATTTACAACTATTCTGTCACATCAGCCTTTATCAGCGTTAACTTCCGTTTTAAGATCTTCACGCTGGACCGCAAGTGGCACAGACTTTTTCTTAAACACGATCAGACCGATGCTGCCTATGATCAGAATCCCGCCGAGGATGGTCTGGGGCGGCAGCACTTCGTCAAGAAAGATCCAACCGATCACCACGGCTAGCAAGGGCGTGACCAGCGAGATCATCATCGCTTTGGTCGATTCGATCTTGCCGAGCAACCAATAATATAGCCAAAATGCAGCAATTGTCCCCACCAGAGAGAGATAGAGCACGCACACGACCGCCCGCCACGTCCAATGAAACGACAGCGGGTTGCCCTCGGCCAAAAGGCTGTATATGAGGATCGCCGGTAAACCGCAGATCATCTGGCAAAAGAGCAATGACGCCGGATGAAAGGCACCGCCCTTGGCCTTGACGAGGATCGACGCCTGAGCCGCCGCGTACGAACCGATGACGACGCCAACACATCCGAAAAAAGCTAGAAGGCTCTGCACCTTGAGTTGGTCGTAGAAGATGACTCCGACTCCGACGATACCGACGATGACCGCAAATACCTTAAGCCTTGTGATACGTTCGTTCGGCAAAAAGACCCACGCCAGTATCAGCCCGAAAACAGTGATCATCGCCTGCAGCACGGCTGCCAAGCCGGACGTGATGTGCTGTTCCGCCCAAAAGACCATACTGTAATTTACCGAAAACTGAAGCAAGCCGGTGATAGCGATTAGACGCCACTCTCGCCACGTCCGCGGCAATATGATCTTTTGAAATCGGATCACAGCAAAGAGTACGATCACCGACAGCAAAAACCGCGATGCCGCGAATGCGATCGGCGGCAAGTCTTCGAGGCCGACCTTGATAAAAATCCAGGTAGTGCCCCATATCAGACACAGAATTAGCCAAACTATAACGGTTTTCATTAGTCGCGGGTATAAAAACTCAGGGTCGTCTCGCCTTGTTTGAGCAGGCGCCAGCGACGCAGGCTGCCGACCTCTTCGGGTACGTGTTTTTTAGAATGATGTTCGACGACCACGATTCCGCCTTCGTTGAGCAATGTCGAATTATGTCCGAATTCGTAAATGACGATCGCGTAGTCAGATTCATACGGCGGATCAAAGTAAGCGATATCCCAACCGGTCGGATGATCGCGGCCGGCAAAATTGTCGGCTTCGAGGCCGAGGATCTCGGTCTGTGATTCCGGCACACCGAGTTTGTCGAGGTTTTCTTCGATCAGTGAACAGGACTTTTTCGAGCGATCAACAAACGTTACAAACTCAGCACCTCGCGAAAGAGCTTCGATCCCGACCGCACCCGTTCCGGCACAAAGATCCAAAAATCGAGTTTCGTCGTCGATCCGTGGAGCCAATACGTTAAAGAGAGTTTCGCGAAGCCTGTCGGAGGTTGGCCGCGTCTTGCTGTCGGTGGGGCTCTTTAGAACGCGGCCGCCGTAAATACCCGAGATCACTCGCATAGGTTAAAGTGTAGAAAAATCGAATTGTTAGGGCAAAGCCGTCGTGCAAATGAGTTAAGCAATGGTCCCAAGTCGGACCTTTTTGTCGGTCCGGGCGATCCTGATCATTGTCCTCGTCGCTTCTGAGTCGGGATGTTCATTGAGAAACGTTTCGGCCTCAGATCGGGCAGCGATCAGAATGTCCAGATCCCGGACGATGTTGCCGATCTTAAAGCTCTGCAAGCCTGACTGCCGCGTGCCGAGAATTTCGCCTTGTCCTCGTATCTCGAGGTCCTTTTCGGCGATCTTAAAGCCGTCGGACGTCGCTTCCATAATTCCGAGCCGTTGCTTTGCCACTGCCGTCTTCTTAAAGTCCGTCAGCAGCACACAAAAGCTCTGATCGGCTCCGCGTCCCACGCGTCCACGCAATTGATGCAATTGCGAGAGCCCAAAGCGCTCAGCGTGCTCGATGATCATCAGCGATGCGTTGGGGACATCGACGCCGACCTCGATGACGGTGGTCGACACGAGAATGTCGAGTCGGCCGGCGACAAACTCACGCATTATCTCTTCCTTATCGGCGGACTTCATCTTGCCGTGCAGAAGCCCGACCGTGTATTGAGGAAATCGATTCAAACGAAGGTCGTCATACATTATAGTGGCGGCTTTCAGATCTAATTTCTCTGACTCCTCGATCAACGGATAGACGATATAGACCTGACGTCCGAGTTTGATCTCGCGTTTGATACCCTGATAAACGCCGTCGCGTTTGTCTTCGCCGACCACAACAGTTTTGATAGGCGTTCGGCCGGGCGGGAGCTCATCAATTATTGAAACGTCGAGATCACCATAGACAGTCATCGCCAGTGATCGCGGTATCGGCGTCGCGGTCATAACCAGAATGTCGGGGTTCATACCGCTTGCGGTGAGCTGAGCACGCTGAAGCACGCCGAAACGGTGCTGTTCATCTATCACTGCCAGTGCGAGGCGGTCAAAACTGACCGCGTCCTGAATGATCGCGTGCGTGCCGATGACCAAGTCTATGTCGCCGGCGGCGAGATCCGCGTGGATCTTTCGCTTTTGTGCGGCTCGCGTACTGCCGACGAGCAGTTCCACTCGATATCCGGTATCGGCAAAAAGTTTAACGGCATTGCGAAAGTGCTGTTCGGCCAAAATCTCGGTCGGAGCCATCAATGCGGTCTGATAGCCATTTTCCATTACTGCAAAGATCGCTAAAAACGCGACGATGGTCTTACCACTGCCGACATCGCCCTGGATCAGGCGATTCATCATAGAGCCGGACTTGAGATCGCCAAAGACCTCGCCGACAACGCGTTTCTGAGCGCCGGTGAGGGCGAATGGCGTGATGTTCTTGAGCCGGCCTTTCATCGCCTCACTGACCTCGATCACGGTGGTTTTCGTTTCCCGCCGACGGCCGCCGCGGAGTAGCTGCATAGAAAATGTAAGCCAAAAAAACTCGTCGAATATTAAGCGGCGTTGAGCGGCACTGCGAAACATCTCGTACTCGGCGATAGTCGAACTCTCCGGCGGAAAATGGATATCTGCAACTGCATCGGCACGTGTGATAAGGCTGTGACGATCGCGAACCTCCAATGGCAATCCATCCGCGATCGAGCCTCGATCAAGCTTGGCGAGGACGCTATGCACTATCTCACGAAGGCGTTTGGTCTGGAATGGCCCTAGTTTGCGGTACACTGGCACGCGGCGTGCGGTATGCACGGTGGCAAACTCGGGACTTGCAATATCTTCGTCGAGTTCGTCATTCTCGTCCGGGGTTCGTTTGATCTTTTTGGACTTGGCCGCTTTGTCGGGAAAAAGTTCGGTCCCCAAAGCGGGAAGTATCTCGAGTTCGTCGGGCTTTGCGAGTTTTAGAGCGAATGTTCCTTTACGTTCGTCGAACTCCCAGAGGCCGTAAGCTACAAACCGAGTGCCTCGTGCAAATCGCTCGGTGTAATACTCGAGTATCGCCTTGGCACTCCGGCCCGATATAAACCATTTTACGACGACCGGTTTACAGAGTCTCTCGGCATCTCCACCCGTGATCTCAAAAATAAAGAGCGGTGGTTTTCGCGGGTCGCGGTTGCGGCCGACCTGCTTGCCGCCCGAGCCTCGTACGTATATCTCAACCGCTGCCTCCATTCCTTCTTCGAGTTTGTCGATCGAGATAAAATTTGAACGGTCCTCATAGCGAGCGGGATAGTAATTGAGCAGATCTTCGACCGTGACGGTGTTAACGTCGACCTTTGCCGCAACACCGGCGACCGCAACGGCGAGTTTACGTGCCGTTAGAGCGGACAATTTTCCGATGCCGTAATTATGCAGGTCAATAATTGGTGTTGAGATGGTCAGCCCCATTGAGCGAATTTTAGCACAGAGGTGGCTTTGCAAAGGACTTTTTTCAGCAACGAGATCGGGGCCGCCGTGGCGTTAGGGATCGTTCGCGAGTGGCCGAATACACCAATGCGCGAAAAGAAGGGAACACCGGTGCCGACGATGTAGGACAAACAAGCGTGACCGGTCGGTGATGGCGGACAAAAGGTCGCCTATCGAATTTGAACATTCAGATCAATTCGATGATCTTTTAAATTATCGCTTCCAATACCAGCAGTAACTTTACGGCTGCCAGAGGCCGCAACATCGCGATTTATCCAAATCGATCTTTTTTGTCACACTCGAGCTGATTCGCGGGTTATAGAATCACTGAAATTCACCGAGTGATGTTTTGATCTAACTCTGCGAATCGGTCGACTATGCCGTTTTCGTCTACTTTTGGCTTTAACCGTCAATGGTAAATATCCTTCGTCAAAAACTCCGGGATGTCGGGCGACACGCTTCTTGAGTTTCCGCGGTGTCGGTGTCGCTGATGGGGATACGCTTAATTTCGCTTCCGTTGGACTTGGTTCGAAAGCGAACAATCCGAAGGAAAATGCTGCAATGATAGCAGCCAATGCCGCTCGATTTACTATTTTCATTCTCTCACCTATTAGCCTTAAAGACGTGATTCCTAAAATGCCGTTAGTATGACGCAAATTCGTACAAGTTGGCCGAGAAATCTGGCCGTTTTGGCCGGAGGACTCAATCATTGCCGTAGATCAAAAATCCTCAATTTGCGACGTCTATTCTGCAAAATTGCTGATCAGCTTTAACTGCGACCTTAGCACTATAACGTAAATCATTTTTCGGTAATCCAAAAACATAGATCAAGCTACGGTGCTCCGGAAGTTTCGTCCAGGTTGGGGGAAGGTATCGAGTTGAGAAATAAGGTGTGGAAAATAAAAGAGGCTGTCCGGTAAGGACAGCCTCTCGATACAAATTTGGCGATAGAACTATCGGAGCGAGACTCCGACGCCGCAGTGAACCTAGCTTAGTGCGTTCACGTGTTTGGTCAGCCGCGACTTGTGGCGGGCTGCCGTATTCTTGTGGATTATCCCTTTGTTTACCGCTTTATCGATCAGCGAAACAGTCGGGAAAAGCAGCTCGGTGCTTGCCGCCTTGTCGTTGCCGGCAACGGCTCCGCGAAGCTTTTTGATCGACGTGCGCAATTTGCTGCGATTGCTGCGGTTGATCTCTTTACGTTTGGCATTCTGGCGAACGCGTTTCTCTGCTGATTTATGATTAGCCATCTTTATTTCCAGTCAGTTAAGACAAACTCCAAATTGTATAGACCGTGAACATATTTGTCAAATGCCGGTGGGCGTACGAATGATCACTTTTCGAACTTCAAAACAAGAGTGTGCATAATGTCGACAAATAGGGCGACGATCGGCGGATACATAAAGAACTCAGGCTCGAATTCGGTCGAGAACATATCCGGATAGATCTGCGACATAAATGTTACCTGAGTTCCGATGAGATAGCCGATGCCCAGACAAATCAGAAAGCCGGCGATCAACACTCCTACTGTTAATATCCGTGAATATGGCTTGTGCGTGCGTTCGGCACCGTCGAGGATCGAATCGTGAATATTGTCTTCGGCATCCGTATATCGAAGAAAACCGTCACGGGCACGTCCGCCGAGGTGGATCAATCCAATGACGAAGAGCGAGACCATAATTATCTTTCCGATAACGCCGGTCGAGATGAATATCATAGGCCTCAAGGCCGTCGACATCGCTGCCGCTACATAAAGGCCGACGATCGGATAAATGACCCGTTGGAACGCCAACGCCTCGAGCCGCTCCTCGGCCAGCATTCGGTCGATGATGTCGTTATATCGCTTTTCGTAAACCATCTGCCGCCAACGCTTTGCGTGTCGGTTGCCGGAGGTGAAAACGCTGTCATCCGCGCTCGGGTCGCTGTATTGGATGTCCAGTAGTCGGCGATCGTAGAGCGCCCGATCCTTCGGATTGCCCAGTACCTCGTAGGCCTCGGCGATGGCGGCAAACCTCAGAGCGGTCTCCTCGGAGCCATCCTTGGAGTCGGGATGAAGCTTACGGGCAAGCCGCCGATAAGCGGACTTGATGTCGGCCTTGGACGCCTGCGGCGAGACTTTGAGTATGTCGTAGTAGTTGACCATCGAACGAAGCGGGTGTGCCGATCGCAAATTTTCCCGAAAAGACGGCTGAGCCGCCCGGAAAAACAAATTGTAACACGGCCGACCGTAGGACTTCGTTACGGAGTATCTAAATCATCGATCTGCAAACTGATCGGGAAAGCTCCCGCGATCTTTAGCAGATCGACGACGCGGGCAACCTTGCCATATTCGATGGTGCTCGGAGCTTTGACGAATACAGTTCGCTCGATCCGATCAGCAAAGGGTCGATCGGAGTCATCGGCGTGGCTTTCCGAAAGGGAACCATTTGCGGCCCTGGCCGTAAAGGTCTCACGGAGACGCTCGATCATCTGTGCCGGGTTGTCGATGCTTCCCAGACCGGTCTCTTTGTTAAGCCGCAGTCCGCCGGTGCCGTCAACCGATACGACGAGCGTATCGGGGTGCGGGCGAACTGAGTCGTCCGAAATCGGTTTCGACGGGATGCGAGCCTTGAAGCTACTTGGACGCATCGGCGTTACGACCATAAAAATGATCAGCAGGACGAGCAAAACATCGATCAGCGGCGTGACGTTAATGATCGGACGGGTCATTGGGTTCCTCCTTCGAATTTGGTTCGATGAAGGGTTAGACACCGGTCTGAGCAAAAAGTTCCCGAGTTCCGGTTCACTCGGGAATTAGCTCGGCCCCGAGCGCGTCGAGCAAAGCCGAGGCCTTGGTCAGTGTTTCGAGGTATTCGCTTTCGGGTTCGCTGTCGATCACTATGCCGCCGCCGACGTTAAAGGTGGCGATATGATCGCGGACGACCATTGTACGGATAGCAACGCTCAAGTCGAGTGCTGCGGTTATTCCAAAAGAGTCATCGGGCACGCAATAGCCGATTGCACCCATCGAAAGCCCTCGCGGCCCTCGTTCGATCGAGTCAATTATCCTCATTGTGCTGATCTTCGGAGCTCCAGTGATAGAGCCGCAAGGGAACATCGCTCGCAGGATATCAGACGGCTTGATATGCTGCCGAAGCTGTCCTGAAACCGTCGATACCAAGTGAAACAGCGACGGATGTTCTTCGAGATCGCAGATCTTTTCCGCGGTCACACTGCCAAATTTACATATTCGGCCGAGATCGTTTCGCAAAAGGTCAACGATCATTGTATTTTCTGCACGGTCCTTGCCGCTAGAAAGGAGTTCTTGCCGCAACGCCGCGTCCTCGTCCGGGTCGCTCCCGCGTGGCCGCGTGCCCTTTATCGGCGAGGTCGTGATGCGCCGATCGCCAAAGGTCGATCGGAAAAAGCGTTCGGGGGAACCTGAAATGACAGTCGAGTTGCCGCGTGCAAAAAATGCCGCGAAAGGTGCCGGATGGCGTTTGCGAAGCCGCTTAAAGACCGTCTGCGGTGACGTGGCGTCGGGCAAACGACACGTTATTCGATGCGTCAAATTGGCCTGATAGGTGTCGCCGCAGCGGATTTGTTCGCGGATCGCTTCGACCGCAGTGTAATACTCAGCCTGCGAAATATCCGAACGTGCCGAACATTTTTCAACTCTATCGCTAATTTCGGTCTTCGCGGCACTCTGCAGTATCTCGGCACGCTGCTCATTACCGGCAATATGAGTTCGGCCGGTGTCATAGTCGTGGATGATGAGAGCGTCAAAGCGTGCGATAAAAATTTGGGGTTCGGCCGGATCGCTCGATTCGACGCCTGTACCCTGGAGTTCGCTGCCGAGATCGTAAGAGATCGAAAAGAAAGAAACTAGTTTCGGTTCGGCCAGCGATTGGTCAAATATTTCAAGCGAATGGTCAGCGGAATCGCCGGCGATCTCGCGAACGTCGGTCGGTGTAATACCTGCGATCAGTAAATGCGATCCGAGGTGACCGACACCGCAACTGTCGAGGATACATACGACGCCTGACTCGGACAGCGACAGCAGTGCATTGGTAAGGTC
Protein-coding sequences here:
- a CDS encoding tetratricopeptide repeat protein encodes the protein MRKLIFLILAVCVLAMAVTAQKLPKPTLLSAPLSAEETKILNAGIVHHDAKRYDDAIAQYDKILAGNADATIALYEKALSQYAKGDREKAMETAYVGAKYKSDELAMFYSIMANCLDDVGKSDDALKIYREAESMFKGDIGMARHLASVYYNIGVTLVRQKKYAEARAELKKSVETNFSYASPHYLLSVVYQGTKYKIPSFVAAARFLTLEYNSQRAKTAASILTDVLKPAGKDPKTGSINIFLDLNAPTDEGDFGMYDLLLGTLTTFKDEKDKNKTENQIFVDAVGTVIGLLSEDKKLKSTFIGKEYVPFLTQLKKNGHLESFGYMVLYISGKEDAMKWLDANNVKFGAFLEWAKAYQPAK
- the aroC gene encoding chorismate synthase, which gives rise to MFFKFTTSGESHGKALVAIVEGVPAGLPIDVAAIDHELWRRQQGYGRGGRMKIETDSVEILSGVRHGKSLGSPIALMIKNDDFVHWEDVMSAEPLDEQPKNPRIVTRPRPGHADLPGGQKYQTRDLRDILERASARETAARVACGAIAKQLLAAFGAEVRSHVIKLGHVQVVPLWRSWDEIVAIPSDSPLNCVDDLSQSEMIKLIDEAKTVGDTLGGIVEVVAKGLPVGLGSHTAWNEKLDGRIAQALMSVHAIKAVEIGTGVANAGKLGSEVHDEIFHNASGFTRPTNRAGGLEGGITNGEELRVRSYMKPISTLRRALSSVDIDTKATSDAAFERSDITAVPAAGVISEAMLAVVLANSMREKFGGDSLAEMRRNFDSYAASVADY
- a CDS encoding EamA family transporter; amino-acid sequence: MKTVIVWLILCLIWGTTWIFIKVGLEDLPPIAFAASRFLLSVIVLFAVIRFQKIILPRTWREWRLIAITGLLQFSVNYSMVFWAEQHITSGLAAVLQAMITVFGLILAWVFLPNERITRLKVFAVIVGIVGVGVIFYDQLKVQSLLAFFGCVGVVIGSYAAAQASILVKAKGGAFHPASLLFCQMICGLPAILIYSLLAEGNPLSFHWTWRAVVCVLYLSLVGTIAAFWLYYWLLGKIESTKAMMISLVTPLLAVVIGWIFLDEVLPPQTILGGILIIGSIGLIVFKKKSVPLAVQREDLKTEVNADKG
- the rsmD gene encoding 16S rRNA (guanine(966)-N(2))-methyltransferase RsmD translates to MRVISGIYGGRVLKSPTDSKTRPTSDRLRETLFNVLAPRIDDETRFLDLCAGTGAVGIEALSRGAEFVTFVDRSKKSCSLIEENLDKLGVPESQTEILGLEADNFAGRDHPTGWDIAYFDPPYESDYAIVIYEFGHNSTLLNEGGIVVVEHHSKKHVPEEVGSLRRWRLLKQGETTLSFYTRD
- the recG gene encoding ATP-dependent DNA helicase RecG; the protein is MGLTISTPIIDLHNYGIGKLSALTARKLAVAVAGVAAKVDVNTVTVEDLLNYYPARYEDRSNFISIDKLEEGMEAAVEIYVRGSGGKQVGRNRDPRKPPLFIFEITGGDAERLCKPVVVKWFISGRSAKAILEYYTERFARGTRFVAYGLWEFDERKGTFALKLAKPDELEILPALGTELFPDKAAKSKKIKRTPDENDELDEDIASPEFATVHTARRVPVYRKLGPFQTKRLREIVHSVLAKLDRGSIADGLPLEVRDRHSLITRADAVADIHFPPESSTIAEYEMFRSAAQRRLIFDEFFWLTFSMQLLRGGRRRETKTTVIEVSEAMKGRLKNITPFALTGAQKRVVGEVFGDLKSGSMMNRLIQGDVGSGKTIVAFLAIFAVMENGYQTALMAPTEILAEQHFRNAVKLFADTGYRVELLVGSTRAAQKRKIHADLAAGDIDLVIGTHAIIQDAVSFDRLALAVIDEQHRFGVLQRAQLTASGMNPDILVMTATPIPRSLAMTVYGDLDVSIIDELPPGRTPIKTVVVGEDKRDGVYQGIKREIKLGRQVYIVYPLIEESEKLDLKAATIMYDDLRLNRFPQYTVGLLHGKMKSADKEEIMREFVAGRLDILVSTTVIEVGVDVPNASLMIIEHAERFGLSQLHQLRGRVGRGADQSFCVLLTDFKKTAVAKQRLGIMEATSDGFKIAEKDLEIRGQGEILGTRQSGLQSFKIGNIVRDLDILIAARSEAETFLNEHPDSEATRTMIRIARTDKKVRLGTIA
- the rpsT gene encoding 30S ribosomal protein S20; amino-acid sequence: MANHKSAEKRVRQNAKRKEINRSNRSKLRTSIKKLRGAVAGNDKAASTELLFPTVSLIDKAVNKGIIHKNTAARHKSRLTKHVNALS
- a CDS encoding DnaJ domain-containing protein yields the protein MRSAHPLRSMVNYYDILKVSPQASKADIKSAYRRLARKLHPDSKDGSEETALRFAAIAEAYEVLGNPKDRALYDRRLLDIQYSDPSADDSVFTSGNRHAKRWRQMVYEKRYNDIIDRMLAEERLEALAFQRVIYPIVGLYVAAAMSTALRPMIFISTGVIGKIIMVSLFVIGLIHLGGRARDGFLRYTDAEDNIHDSILDGAERTHKPYSRILTVGVLIAGFLICLGIGYLIGTQVTFMSQIYPDMFSTEFEPEFFMYPPIVALFVDIMHTLVLKFEK
- a CDS encoding biopolymer transporter ExbD, which codes for MTRPIINVTPLIDVLLVLLIIFMVVTPMRPSSFKARIPSKPISDDSVRPHPDTLVVSVDGTGGLRLNKETGLGSIDNPAQMIERLRETFTARAANGSLSESHADDSDRPFADRIERTVFVKAPSTIEYGKVARVVDLLKIAGAFPISLQIDDLDTP
- the pabB gene encoding aminodeoxychorismate synthase component I; the encoded protein is MLELDIDSADLTNALLSLSESGVVCILDSCGVGHLGSHLLIAGITPTDVREIAGDSADHSLEIFDQSLAEPKLVSFFSISYDLGSELQGTGVESSDPAEPQIFIARFDALIIHDYDTGRTHIAGNEQRAEILQSAAKTEISDRVEKCSARSDISQAEYYTAVEAIREQIRCGDTYQANLTHRITCRLPDATSPQTVFKRLRKRHPAPFAAFFARGNSTVISGSPERFFRSTFGDRRITTSPIKGTRPRGSDPDEDAALRQELLSSGKDRAENTMIVDLLRNDLGRICKFGSVTAEKICDLEEHPSLFHLVSTVSGQLRQHIKPSDILRAMFPCGSITGAPKISTMRIIDSIERGPRGLSMGAIGYCVPDDSFGITAALDLSVAIRTMVVRDHIATFNVGGGIVIDSEPESEYLETLTKASALLDALGAELIPE